One genomic region from Pseudoduganella dura encodes:
- a CDS encoding MFS transporter: MATTTYDGSNIPADYQPSPTSSGARNINARDGEIHPGDIAVGVVIGRASEYFDFFVYAIASVLVFPSLFFPFDDRLTATLYSFVIFSFAFIARPFGTIFFMWLQRRFSREGKLTAALFLLGISTVGIAFLPSYANAGTTAIVLLSLLRIGQGVAQGGSWDGLPSLLALNAPEGKRGWYAMLGQLGAPTGFLIAAGVFAYLVGNLSTLDFLDWGWRFPFFVAFAINVVALFARLRLVSTPEYTRLLEERELEPVSLSELSHTQGRNVLIGALAALASYALFHLVTVFPLSWVQLYTTRAIDDFLWLQMLGAFIALIGTFASGLIADRFGRRTTLGTLAALIAVFSGFVPTLIQGGESGQNIFILVGFALLGLSYGQAAGAVTSNFAPRHRYTGAALTSDLAWLVGAGFAPLVALGLSANFGLGYVSLYLLSGAVASLAALSVNRKLEIRD, translated from the coding sequence ATGGCAACGACTACCTATGACGGAAGTAACATCCCGGCGGATTATCAGCCAAGTCCCACCAGCAGCGGCGCACGCAACATTAATGCTCGCGATGGAGAAATCCACCCTGGCGATATCGCCGTCGGCGTGGTGATTGGCCGCGCATCCGAATATTTCGACTTCTTCGTCTATGCGATCGCCTCGGTGCTCGTGTTCCCCTCGCTGTTCTTCCCGTTCGACGACCGGCTGACGGCGACCCTGTACTCCTTCGTCATCTTCTCGTTCGCGTTCATCGCCCGGCCGTTCGGCACGATCTTCTTCATGTGGCTGCAGCGGCGCTTCTCGCGCGAAGGCAAGCTCACGGCCGCCCTCTTCCTGCTCGGCATCTCCACGGTGGGCATCGCGTTCCTGCCGTCCTATGCCAACGCCGGCACGACCGCGATCGTGTTGCTGTCGCTGCTGCGCATCGGCCAGGGCGTCGCCCAGGGCGGCTCGTGGGACGGCCTGCCGTCGCTGCTGGCGCTGAACGCCCCCGAAGGCAAGCGCGGCTGGTATGCAATGCTGGGCCAGCTCGGCGCGCCGACCGGCTTCCTGATCGCCGCGGGCGTGTTCGCCTACCTGGTGGGCAACCTGTCCACGCTCGACTTCCTCGACTGGGGCTGGCGCTTCCCGTTCTTCGTGGCCTTCGCCATCAACGTGGTCGCGCTGTTCGCCCGGCTGCGCCTGGTGTCCACGCCGGAATATACCCGCCTGCTCGAAGAACGCGAGCTGGAACCGGTCAGCCTGTCCGAGCTGTCCCATACCCAGGGCCGCAATGTGCTGATCGGCGCCCTGGCCGCGCTGGCCAGCTACGCGCTGTTCCACCTGGTGACCGTATTCCCGCTGTCGTGGGTGCAGCTGTACACCACCCGCGCCATCGACGATTTCCTGTGGCTGCAGATGTTGGGCGCCTTCATTGCGCTGATCGGCACCTTCGCTTCCGGCCTCATCGCCGACCGCTTCGGCCGCCGCACCACGCTGGGCACGCTGGCCGCGCTGATCGCCGTGTTCTCGGGCTTCGTGCCCACGCTGATCCAGGGTGGCGAATCGGGCCAGAACATCTTCATCCTCGTCGGCTTCGCCCTGCTGGGCCTGTCGTACGGCCAGGCCGCCGGCGCCGTCACGTCGAACTTCGCACCGCGCCACCGCTACACCGGCGCCGCGCTGACGTCCGACCTGGCATGGCTGGTGGGCGCCGGCTTCGCACCGCTGGTGGCGCTGGGCCTGTCGGCCAACTTCGGCCTGGGCTACGTGAGCCTGTACCTGCTGTCCGGTGCCGTCGCTTCGCTGGCCGCGCTGTCGGTGAACCGGAAGCTGGAGATCCGGGACTGA